One genomic region from Saccharomyces cerevisiae S288C chromosome XI, complete sequence encodes:
- the RCI50 gene encoding Rci50p (Mitochondrial hypothetical protein; not required for growth of cells lacking the mitochondrial genome; SWAT-GFP and mCherry fusion proteins localize to the mitochondria; YKL133C has a paralog, MGR3, that arose from the whole genome duplication): MWKYLHRSVKNEGTVERLTNLNLFTNHRFKFYSTLKEQSFWRIPFKRRSKLQKWVLSTGIVSFIAFNIWWVYWPHHTFPKPVAKILRKGLHSEIKKEGANYQKSLEYYLEALEECKAENVDLLSDEYTGIEIKIGEMYEKLHMYNDATALYGDMLKKFYNELSKTTDKSTKRKFFLLKRDLQILVRFNEINKDSETNATLLIMHLLLAQREFLENSPEFKNVLSKSELLNNQQLDWKNFKGLPFIGKSKPDYQMHLNSKRKQELKIKEPESEQCVFMKELLTARDLYTRYCLNRSNLSGALNSKITTLEWMLLADSPLDDILLAQAELGSIFYLNSEKFEGSLYAIDNEPYKKSEPLELIRSRLQENQNSCLQYSADCYKSIISFANENQYPKVAMESEMDQRILKALSLAHYGIGVINLHKGRLRASKKELKKAIRISEMIRFNELIEEAQRELKKVDGTPI, encoded by the coding sequence ATGTGGAAATACCTTCATAGATCAGTCAAAAATGAAGGGACCGTAGAACGGCTCACTAACCTCAACTTATTTACCAATCACCGTTTCAAGTTTTATTCTACATTAAAGGAACAAAGTTTTTGGAGAATACCATTCAAAAGAAGGAGCAAATTACAGAAATGGGTGTTATCGACAGGCATCGTAAGTTTCATCGCTTTTAACATATGGTGGGTTTATTGGCCACATCATACTTTTCCCAAACCCGTTGCTAAAATATTAAGGAAGGGGTTACATTCAGAAATTAAGAAAGAAGGTGCGAACTACCAAAAAAGCCTTGAGTACTACCTCGAAGCTTTAGAAGAATGTAAAGCCGAAAACGTGGATCTACTTTCGGATGAATATACCGGTATTGAAATCAAAATCGGAGAAATGTATGAGAAATTACATATGTATAATGATGCTACAGCTTTATATGGAGACATGCTGAAAAAGTTCTATAATGAACTAAGCAAAACTACTGATAAGTCAACGAAgagaaaattctttttgttgaaaagagaCCTTCAAATTTTGGTAAGGttcaatgaaataaataaagaCTCTGAAACTAATGCAACGTTATTGATAATGCACCTTTTATTAGCTCAACGAGAATTTTTGGAGAACTCACCGGAGTTCAAAAATGTTCTTTCCAAATCAGAACTTTTAAACAACCAACAGCTTGACTGGAAGAATTTCAAGGGTCTACCATTTATTGGTAAATCCAAACCTGACTACCAAATGCATTTAAActctaaaagaaaacaggAGTTGAAGATAAAGGAACCTGAAAGCGAACAATGCGTTTTCATGAAAGAACTTCTGACTGCAAGAGATTTATATACTCGTTACTGTCTCAATCGGAGTAATCTTTCTGGGGCCTTGAATAGCAAAATAACAACACTAGAATGGATGTTACTAGCGGATAGTCCTCTGGACGACATCTTGCTTGCCCAGGCAGAGCTCGGGTCGATTTTTTATCTAAATTCAGAGAAGTTCGAAGGAAGTCTATACGCTATTGATAATGAACCGTACAAAAAATCAGAACCTTTAGAACTTATTCGGTCCAGGTTACAAGAAAACCAGAATTCCTGCTTACAGTACTCGGCTGACTGCTATAAAAGTATTATCAGCTTTGCCAATGAAAATCAATATCCAAAAGTTGCAATGGAAAGCGAAATGGATCAGAGAATACTTAAGGCATTATCCCTTGCTCACTACGGTATTGGTGTGATAAATTTGCATAAGGGACGCTTGAGGGCATCTAAGAAGGAACTTAAAAAGGCTATTCGTATTTCAGAGATGATTAGATTTAATGAACTCATTGAGGAAGCTCAACGTGAACTTAAAAAGGTTGATGGTACGCCTATATAA
- the SHE2 gene encoding She2p (RNA-binding protein that binds specific mRNAs and interacts with She3p; part of the mRNA localization machinery that restricts accumulation of certain proteins to the bud; binds to ER-derived membranes and targets mRNAs to cortical ER), translating into MSKDKDIKVTPGTCELVEQILALLSRYLSSYIHVLNKFISHLRRVATLRFERTTLIKFVKKLRFYNDCVLSYNASEFINEGKNELDPEADSFDKVILPIASMFVKCVETFDLLNYYLTQSLQKEILSKTLNEDLTLTAESILAIDDTYNHFVKFSQWMIESLRIGSNLLDLEVVQFAIKCADEDGTNIGETDNIFLQEILPVNSEEEFQTLSAAWHSILDGKLSALDEEFDVVATKWHDKFGKLKN; encoded by the coding sequence ATGAGCAAAGACAAAGATATCAAAGTCACTCCTGGAACTTGTGAATTAGTTGAACAAATACTCGCCTTACTCTCCCGGTATCTCTCATCTTATATTCACGTGCTGAACAAGTTCATCAGTCATTTGCGAAGGGTAGCTACGCTACGATTCGAGAGAACTACTTTGATTAAATTTGTTAAGAAATTGAGATTTTACAACGATTGTGTGTTAAGCTATAATGCATCAGAGTTTATCAATGAAGGTAAAAACGAATTAGACCCAGAGGCGGATTCGTTTGACAAGGTAATTTTACCAATAGCTTCAATGTTTGTTAAATGTGTTGAAACGTTTGACTTACTGAACTATTATCTAACGCAGTCATTacaaaaggaaattttaTCTAAAACTTTGAACGAGGACCTAACGCTAACAGCAGAGTCCATATTAGCCATTGACGATACCTACAATCATTTCGTGAAATTTTCTCAATGGATGATTGAGTCTTTGCGTATAGGCAGCAACCTGCTAGATTTAGAAGTTGTTCAATTTGCCATTAAATGCGCAGATGAGGACGGAACGAATATCGGAGAAACTGATAATATCTTCTTGCAGGAGATTCTTCCTGTCAACTCCGAAGAAGAATTTCAGACCTTGTCAGCTGCGTGGCACTCCATTTTAGATGGTAAGCTGAGCGCCTTGGACGAAGAATTTGATGTTGTCGCTACTAAATGGCATGACAAATTTGgtaaattgaaaaactgA
- the APL2 gene encoding Apl2p (Beta-adaptin subunit of the clathrin-associated protein (AP-1) complex; binds clathrin; involved in clathrin-dependent Golgi protein sorting; protein abundance increases in response to DNA replication stress), with product MPPLDKRIKKFLKDSIRIAPKISGKGELSELRTGLVSQYPQTRKDAIKKTIQQMTLGKDVSSLFPDVLKNIATIDVEQKKLVYLYVMNYAETHPELCILAVNTFITDAQDPNPLIRCMAIRTMSMIRVDKILEYIETPLRRTLHDDNAYVRKTAVICVAKLFQLNKDLCVELGVVEDLVNALDDSNPLVIANATAALIEIHNMDMDAVDLSSLIQSHVSQFLLALNECTEWARIIILGTLSEYSAKDSLEAQDIIDRVTAHLQHVNPAVVLATIKVIVRNLPQIEYSSNSLIMKRLSSAFVSLMSTPPEMQYVALKNIRIILEKYPELLTKELRIFYVKFNDPLYVKLEKIDILVRLVDPSNLKQCTLLLTELKEYAMEYEPEFVSRAIQALSQLGIKYAQESFVSKVLDILLELLERQDTIKDDCCISLCDLLRHCPGNDKMAKQVCAVFNTWSNPEVLLQSDIAKCNYVWLLGQHPNNFSDLESKINIFIENFVQEEALTQMSLLMTIVRLHATLTGSMLQSVLELATQQTHELDVRDMAMMYWRCLSMPNNESLVNDLCQNKLPMISNTLEKFSPEVLEKLLMELGTISSIYFKPDSNRRKGKKYVQNIVKGKHIEELESMAKNEISSKANDDVLLDFDERDDVTNTNAGMLNTLTTLGDLDDLFDFGPSEDATQINTNDTKAVQGLKELKLGGDSNGISSGGKNNPDVSGGNIVSQDLLDLF from the coding sequence ATGCCACCATTGGATAAAAGAATCAAGAAGTTTCTAAAAGACTCCATTAGAATTGCGCCAAAAATATCCGGTAAGGGTGAACTAAGTGAATTAAGAACTGGATTAGTATCTCAATACCCACAGACTCGGAAAGATgcaataaagaaaacgatCCAGCAAATGACGTTGGGAAAAGATGTCTCTTCGCTGTTCCCAGACGTCTTGAAAAACATTGCCACAATTGACgttgaacaaaaaaaactggtTTATCTTTATGTGATGAATTATGCTGAGACGCATCCCGAATTATGTATTCTTGCCGTTAACACATTCATTACTGATGCACAAGATCCAAATCCCTTAATTCGCTGCATGGCAATCAGAACGATGTCAATGATAAGAGTTGACAAAATCCTGGAATACATTGAAACACCACTCCGCCGTACCTTGCATGATGATAATGCATATGTTAGAAAAACCGCAGTGATATGTGTCGCAAAACTTTTCCAATTAAACAAGGATTTATGCGTTGAGTTGGGTGTCGTCGAAGATTTGGTCAATGCCCTAGATGACTCAAATCCTTTAGTCATTGCAAACGCAACAGCAGCATTAATTGAAATTCACAATATGGATATGGATGCCGTTGATCTTTCAAGTTTGATCCAGTCCCACGTTTCACAATTCTTATTAGCTTTGAACGAATGTACGGAATGGGCTAGAATTATCATACTAGGAACTCTTTCGGAATATTCGGCAAAAGATTCTTTAGAGGCACAAGATATCATTGATCGAGTAACTGCGCATTTACAACACGTTAATCCAGCCGTTGTTTTAGCTACAATAAAGGTAATCGTAAGGAACTTGCCTCAAATTGAATATTCCTCGAACAGtctgataatgaaaagattatCATCTGCTTTTGTATCACTGATGTCTACGCCGCCTGAAATGCAATATGttgctttgaaaaatattagGATCATATTGGAGAAATATCCAGAGCTGTTAACCAAAGAATTGAGAATATTTTATGTCAAGTTCAACGATCCTCTTTACGTCAAGTTAGAGAAGATCGATATCCTTGTAAGACTAGTCGATCCTTCCAACTTGAAACAATGTACTTTGTTGTTGACAGAATTAAAGGAATACGCAATGGAATATGAACCTGAGTTTGTTTCAAGAGCTATTCAAGCTTTGTCCCAGTTGGGTATTAAATATGCACAAGAATCATTCGTCAGTAAAGTCTTGGATATTCTCCTAGAATTGTTAGAAAGACAAGACACAATAAAAGACGACTGCTGTATATCATTATGTGATTTATTAAGACATTGCCCCGGAAACGATAAGATGGCCAAACAAGTTTGTGCAGTATTTAATACTTGGTCAAATCCAGAGGTGTTATTACAATCAGATATTGCGAAGTGCAACTATGTCTGGTTGCTAGGACAGCATCCCAACAATTTCTCAGATTTGGAGtcaaaaatcaatatttttatagaGAACTTTGTTCAAGAGGAAGCTTTAACACAGATGTCTTTACTAATGACAATAGTCAGACTACATGCTACTTTAACGGGTAGTATGCTACAAAGCGTCCTAGAATTGGCCACACAACAGACACATGAATTAGATGTGCGAGATATGGCTATGATGTATTGGAGATGCCTTTCGATGCCAAATAATGAAAGTTTGGTTAATGATCTATGTCAAAATAAACTTCCAATGATCTCCAATACACTGGAGAAGTTTTCACCAGAAGTGCTAGAGAAACTATTAATGGAATTGGGTACTATAAGTTCCATTTATTTCAAGCCCGACTCAAATAGGAGAAAAGGCAAAAAGTATGTTCAAAATATAGTTAAAGGAAAACATATAGAGGAATTAGAAAGCATGgcaaaaaatgaaatttctaGCAAGGCTAACGATGATGTGCTATtggattttgatgaaagAGATGATGTAACAAATACAAATGCAGGAATGCTGAATACTTTAACAACTTTAGGCGATTTGGATgatttatttgatttcGGACCATCTGAGGATGCCACACAAATAAATACAAATGATACCAAGGCTGTACAAGGGTTGAAGGAGCTGAAACTAGGTGGCGACTCAAACGGTATATCTTCTGGTGGTAAAAACAATCCCGATGTTTCGGGCGGCAATATAGTGTCACAGGATCTCCTCGATTTATTCTGA
- the OCT1 gene encoding metalloendopeptidase (Mitochondrial intermediate peptidase; cleaves destabilizing N-terminal residues of a subset of proteins upon import, after their cleavage by mitochondrial processing peptidase (Mas1p-Mas2p); may contribute to mitochondrial iron homeostasis) encodes MLRTIILKAGSNASIPSPSRQNKLLRFFATAGAVSRTSPGSIKKIFDDNSYWRNINGQDANNSKISQYLFKKNKTGLFKNPYLTSPDGLRKFSQVSLQQAQELLDKMRNDFSESGKLTYIMNLDRLSDTLCRVIDLCEFIRSTHPDDAFVRAAQDCHEQMFEFMNVLNTDVSLCNILKSVLNNPEVSSKLSAEELKVGKILLDDFEKSGIYMNPDVREKFIQLSQEISLVGQEFINHTDYPGSNSVKIPCKDLDNSKVSTFLLKQLNKDVKGQNYKVPTFGYAAYALLKSCENEMVRKKLWTALHSCSDKQVKRLSHLIKLRAILANLMHKTSYAEYQLEGKMAKNPKDVQDFILTLMNNTIEKTANELKFIAELKAKDLKKPLTTNTDEILKLVRPWDRDYYTGKYFQLNPSNSPNAKEISYYFTLGNVIQGLSDLFQQIYGIRLEPAITDEGETWSPDVRRLNVISEEEGIIGIIYCDLFERNGKTSNPAHFTVCCSRQIYPSETDFSTIQVGENPDGTYFQLPVISLVCNFSPILIASKKSLCFLQLSEVETLFHEMGHAMHSMLGRTHMQNISGTRCATDFVELPSILMEHFAKDIRILTKIGKHYGTGETIQADMLQRFMKSTNFLQNCETYSQAKMAMLDQSFHDEKIISDIDNFDVVENYQALERRLKVLVDDQSNWCGRFGHLFGYGATYYSYLFDRTIASKIWYALFEDDPYSRKNGDKFKKHLLKWGGLKDPWKCIADVLECPMLEKGGSDAMEFIAQSHKS; translated from the coding sequence ATGCTTCGCACGATAATATTGAAAGCCGGGTCCAATGCCTCCATACCGTCACCTTCCCGCCAAAATAAGTTACTCAGGTTCTTCGCCACAGCCGGCGCAGTCTCTAGGACCAGTCCAGGAAGCATTAAGAAGATTTTCGACGACAATTCATATTGGAGAAATATTAATGGTCAGGATGCTAATAATAGCAAGATCTCACAATatctttttaaaaaaaataaaaccgGACTTTTCAAGAACCCTTATTTGACTTCTCCAGATGGTTTGCGTAAGTTTAGCCAGGTTTCTTTGCAGCAAGCACAAGAACTTCTCGACAAAATGAGGAATGATTTTAGCGAGAGTGGTAAATTAACCTATATTATGAACCTGGACAGATTAAGCGATACGCTATGTCGAGTTATTGATTTGTGCGAGTTTATTAGGTCAACACATCCAGATGATGCATTTGTTAGGGCAGCACAAGATTGCCATGAACAAATGTTTGAATTCATGAATGTCTTGAACACTGATGTTTCCTTATGTAACATACTAAAGTCGGTTTTAAACAATCCAGAAGTGTCTTCGAAGTTAAGCGCAGAAGAACTTAAAGTTGGTAAAATATTAttggatgattttgaaaagtcaGGAATCTATATGAATCCAGATGTTAGAGAAAAGTTTATCCAGTTATCTCAGGAAATCAGTTTAGTAGGTCAAGAATTCATCAACCATACAGACTATCCTGGTTCAAATTCTGTGAAGATACCATGTAAAGATCTGGATAATAGTAAAGTGAGTACATTTCTATTGAAGCAATTAAATAAAGATGTAAAAGGGCAAAATTATAAAGTACCTACATTTGGGTATGCAGCTTATGCATTATTAAAAAGTTGTGAAAATGAGatggtaagaaaaaagttgtGGACCGCTCTTCACAGTTGTTCTGACAAACAGGTTAAAAGATTGAGTCACTTAATCAAACTAAGGGCAATCTTGGCTAATTTAATGCACAAAACAAGTTACGCAGAGTATCAATTGGAAGGTAAAATGGCAAAGAATCCGAAAGATGTTcaagattttattttgacGTTAATGAACAATACTATAGAGAAGACAGCAAATGAATTGAAATTTATAGCTGAACTCAAGGCCAAAGATCTTAAGAAGCCGTTGACTACAAACACGGACGAAATATTGAAGCTCGTGAGACCATGGGATAGGGATTACTATACTGGCAAATATTTCCAGCTCAACCCGTCAAACTCTCCCAATGCCAAAGAAATAAGCTATTATTTTACATTAGGAAATGTCATTCAGGGCTTGTCAGATTTGTTTCAGCAAATATATGGTATTAGATTAGAGCCAGCAATTACTGATGAGGGAGAAACATGGTCCCCAGACGTGAGAAGATTGAATGTGATATCTGAAGAGGAAGGAATCATCGGCATAATTTATTGTGATTTATTCGAACGAAATGGCAAGACTTCAAATCCGGCTCATTTCACAGTTTGTTGCTCTAGGCAAATATATCCCAGTGAAACTGATTTCTCAACCATCCAAGTCGGTGAGAATCCAGACGGTACCTACTTTCAATTACCTGTTATTTCTTTGGTGTGTAATTTTTCTCCAATACTAATCGCTTCTAAAAAAAgtctttgttttttgcAGCTTAGTGAAGTTGAAACGCTCTTCCATGAAATGGGACATGCAATGCACTCAATGTTAGGGAGAACTCATATGCAAAACATAAGTGGTACAAGATGTGCTACTGATTTTGTAGAGTTACCAAGTATCCTGATGGAGCACTTCGCTAAGGATATACGAATTCTGACAAAGATTGGCAAACATTACGGGACTGGAGAAACAATTCAGGCTGATATGTTACAGCGCTTCATGAAAAGCACTAACTTCCTTCAAAATTGTGAAACATACTCTCAAGCAAAGATGGCTATGCTGGATCAATCATTtcatgatgaaaaaatcatttctGATATTGATAACTTTGACGTTGTGGAAAACTATCAAGCACTAGAACGACGTTTAAAGGTCCTAGTGGACGATCAGAGTAATTGGTGTGGAAGATTCGGCCATTTATTTGGATACGGGGCAACTTATTACAGCTACTTATTTGATAGGACGATAGCTTCTAAAATCTGGTACGCCCTTTTCGAGGATGATCCGTACAGTCGAAAAAATGGTGATAAATTTAAAAAGCATTTACTAAAATGGGGAGGGCTAAAAGACCCTTGGAAATGTATCGCTGATGTTTTAGAATGCCCCATGCTAGAGAAAGGCGGTAGCGATGCGATGGAATTTATAGCACAGTCTCACAAGTCTTAG
- the RMA1 gene encoding putative tetrahydrofolate synthase (Putative dihydrofolate synthetase; similar to E. coli folylpolyglutamate synthetase/dihydrofolate synthetase; the authentic, non-tagged protein is detected in highly purified mitochondria in high-throughput studies; RMA1 has a paralog, FOL3, that arose from the whole genome duplication), whose protein sequence is MDDISGRQTLPRINRLLEHVGNPQDSLSILHIAGTNGKETVSKFLTSILQHPGQQRQRVLIGRYTTSSLLNAKEEDISINNEAISLIEYSRIEKELIEADSSLKLQCNNLELLTSVALVYFAKKNCQWCIIETGLAGKQDPGSIIAGQSRVCCAITNVGISDEAFLCKFLSQITESSTNKAIFLLDGSNDEFVRNTITKRCHDVGCPLEITDPSLRDYNVHTDTWGTLEVRLPYSEEEYQIFNLRVAIAVLDFLSKEKKVCISKDQLSQGLISVDWPRSLHRLDYCYESTSGKKIALLLDNANNAKAARNLACHLRTTYGDTPLTFVIAITTGKKVSPLLDPLIRPQDYVIVTRFGSVVGMPWIQSLEPVNLLAFIKNRYTRNVNMQPDLQSVWTFLETSGLKTIVPVIVCGSLYICKELLRLHNCHLPV, encoded by the coding sequence ATGGATGATATAAGCGGAAGGCAAACTTTACCTCGAATAAACCGTTTGTTGGAGCACGTGGGAAATCCCCAAGATAGTTTGTCAATCCTACATATAGCGGGAACAAATGGTAAGGAGACAGTATCTAAATTTTTGACATCCATATTGCAGCATCCGGGGCAACAGCGGCAAAGGGTCTTGATTGGTAGGTATACTACATCTTCCTTGCTAAACGCCAAAGAAGAGGATATTAGCATTAATAATGAAGCCATTTCCTTGATAGAGTATTCTAGGATCGAGAAGGAACTTATAGAAGCAGATAgttctttgaaattacaGTGCAACAACCTCGAACTGCTAACAAGCGTAGCTCTCGTATACTTCGCTAAGAAAAATTGCCAATGGTGCATAATAGAAACTGGTTTAGCTGGAAAACAGGACCCTGGAAGTATAATTGCTGGTCAAAGTAGAGTCTGTTGCGCCATTACTAACGTGGGCATTAGCGATGAAGCTTTTTTATGCAAGTTTTTGTCTCAAATTACTGAAAGTTCCACAAATAAAgcaatttttctattaGACGGTTCTAATGACGAATTTGTACGAAATACGATAACGAAACGGTGCCATGATGTTGGATGTCCATTAGAAATCACCGACCCTTCTCTTAGGGATTACAATGTACACACAGACACATGGGGCACTCTTGAAGTTCGCCTGCCATAcagtgaagaagaatatcaaatatttaatTTGAGAGTTGCGATAGCGGTTTTAGACTTTTTGagcaaggaaaaaaaggtttgTATTTCAAAGGATCAACTATCCCAAGGTTTAATATCTGTGGATTGGCCAAGAAGTTTACATCGCTTGGATTACTGTTATGAATCTACTAGTGGAAAGAAAATCGCATTACTATTAGACAACGCAAATAATGCGAAGGCAGCTCGAAATTTAGCCTGCCATTTAAGGACCACGTACGGTGATACGCCATTAACATTTGTCATTGCTATAACAACTGGGAAAAAGGTGTCTCCCTTACTTGATCCGCTAATACGTCCACAAGATTATGTTATTGTGACTAGATTTGGGTCAGTGGTTGGAATGCCGTGGATCCAATCCCTAGAACCGGTGAATCTTCTCGCATTTATCAAAAACCGGTATACGAGAAATGTTAACATGCAGCCGGATCTTCAAAGTGTCTGGACCTTCCTTGAAACAAGTGGGTTAAAGACGATTGTTCCTGTTATCGTATGTGGATCACTGTATATCTGCAAAGAGCTATTGCGCTTACACAACTGTCACTTGCCAGTATAG